One Niabella beijingensis DNA window includes the following coding sequences:
- a CDS encoding endonuclease/exonuclease/phosphatase family protein, with the protein MRSFGRRRFLKGMGAAALLPVLPAFSKDAGISAGKVGAHRVMSCNIRVPLDEDETKGMGWSVRKAICLKMIKDQRPDIVGLQEVLKVQADDLRSYLSSYQLFGFEGPEMDPHPTGYYGIAKNPILFSRDRYELLTGGTYWLSETPLVAGSKSWDTARARHANWVRLREKKTGKEIRMINLHLDHISAEAKVRQAKMVVAESAQYPPEYTQLLTGDFNSRFDSNVFEPVRNGGWKESYETIHGEKEAGFTGHEFQGTAYEKGPSKGRIDYIWYRGKAKPVNAEIIKDSINGKYPSDHFFMQTDFVIE; encoded by the coding sequence ATGAGGTCATTTGGCAGAAGACGTTTTTTAAAAGGAATGGGTGCTGCAGCATTGCTGCCTGTGTTGCCCGCTTTCAGCAAGGATGCAGGAATTTCAGCCGGCAAGGTCGGAGCACATCGTGTGATGAGCTGCAACATCCGTGTACCGCTTGATGAAGATGAAACAAAAGGAATGGGCTGGTCGGTGCGGAAAGCAATTTGCCTGAAGATGATCAAAGACCAACGACCGGATATTGTTGGCTTGCAGGAAGTGTTAAAAGTGCAGGCGGATGATCTCAGGAGTTATTTGTCTTCCTACCAGTTATTCGGTTTTGAAGGTCCGGAAATGGATCCTCATCCAACAGGCTATTACGGTATCGCCAAGAACCCGATACTTTTTTCCAGAGACCGGTATGAATTGCTTACAGGCGGCACTTACTGGCTTTCCGAAACACCGCTGGTAGCAGGAAGTAAGTCCTGGGATACCGCCCGGGCCAGGCACGCGAACTGGGTGCGGCTCAGAGAGAAGAAAACCGGGAAAGAAATAAGAATGATCAACCTGCACCTGGATCATATTTCTGCTGAAGCAAAAGTCCGGCAGGCAAAGATGGTGGTGGCAGAAAGCGCGCAGTACCCGCCGGAATATACCCAGCTGCTTACCGGCGATTTTAATAGCAGATTTGACAGTAACGTGTTCGAACCGGTACGGAATGGAGGCTGGAAAGAAAGTTATGAAACGATCCACGGAGAAAAAGAAGCGGGCTTTACCGGTCATGAATTTCAGGGCACTGCTTATGAAAAAGGTCCTTCCAAAGGCAGGATCGATTATATCTGGTACCGGGGAAAAGCAAAGCCGGTAAATGCGGAGATCATTAAAGATAGTATCAACGGGAAATATCCCAGTGATCATTTTTTTATGCAGACTGATTTTGTCATTGAATAA